The Tenrec ecaudatus isolate mTenEca1 chromosome 11, mTenEca1.hap1, whole genome shotgun sequence region AGGAACTCCTTAAGACATGTACAAACTTTGTTTCATAATAGCTAAACATGATAGGTAGCAAGATTATGTATAAGGGGAAATTGTCTTCCCCAAATGCTTGCCTAGTGAAAATTAGCTATGCATGCCACACTAATGGAGTTGGAAACAAATCAGGCACATTCATAGCTGAGCATGCTCAGGCCCAAGTCACCTAGATGCACAGATTGGCATCAGTgaaatgacatcacacaggtgcaccTAGACCCAGCCAATAAGATCAGCCAATAgcttcaaccacgcctccccagccagtgtgGATAGGAGGGGATAAATAACAGGCTCTCTCTTTTAGGTGTGATCTGGAAGTGCAGTTTGGAAATCTCTCCTGTGTGAATGGTGCTTAAATACCTGCAGGCCCTCTCAGCAGCATTCTCTTGATCTGAggggatttcctgctcttggcTCACATTTCCATGCTCTGCTATTCCTTGCACCTGGTTTTCTGTGCTCTCCTGAAACGGCCCTTTTCTGTAATGAACTTTCCCACAGCCCCCACCATGTGGCCTGGCGCACTTTCCAAGGATAGTGTGTACTGTCTAAGACTATGGTAcccgaaacttccctttccctcataaaattaCTTGATTACAAAAGTGCGTCtgccgcgtgaattctttcaACATCGAGAAGCAAAAACCAAGttaaaccaccccagaaacctaataaacatattttcctaagttgcaaagtaaaaaaaaaatatttttccaaatcTATATGGAAAGTAATAACAAAATGTAAGCACAGAGCACCAAGTTTCATCCTTTGAAACTGCTTTGCTTCAAGTACAGTCAGAaatgtagtctttttttttttttttttttttacagtgccacgtgggtttatttgtacaacaaacagcacaagaagacaccagcgccatgcaggcagcagcccagggctcacacCAGTCCCTCTCGCCCTCACAGAGAACTCTACTTTGTGGGAGCCTGGGCGCCTTTGGGAGCTTTTGCTGGAGTCGTGGCCTTGGCTGGAGCATCAGCCTTGCTTTGTGCCTTGGCCTTGGGCCGGCAGAGCCTCAGACCCTTGGCAATACGTGCCCGAGCCTGCTTGCCAAGCTTGGGGTGGGCAATGTAGGTCAGTCGGCTGAGCTTGCGGTTGACGCCCATTGGGATCTTGGCcttgacctctgtgggcttcacaagatcctTGATGGCCTCAGCGCGAGCAGCCCCAGCCTTGGCGTTGttggcctgcattttcttcaggcccttcttgtTGTGCTTCTTGGCGAAGCGCATGTTCCTCAGGAACTTGGAGTCCACCCCCTTAAGAGATTCGTATCGTTGTGACCGGGGATTTTTGATGccgtttctgtgccatttccGGGATTGGTTGTGCGTGGTGTGGTTCTTGGATTTGGCCATGTCTGCACCGACGCCTGCAGTTCCCGGAACGCCAGGGACCGGAAGTAGAAATGTAGTCTTAACTGTCAAAGGGTATGTCTGATTtccctaaaaataaaaaaaaagttttgtctAATGTATTTCTGATCAGAAATATAAAAGGAAGTTTTtctaagttttgttttttaatgggagAAATACTGGCAATTATGTttcaaaaataaatcaaatatatacatatatatgtatataattttggATATTCAGGAAAGAGGGATACCATGCATATTTAGATATTTTCATAGTCTACTATTGATAGCAGTGTTAATAATGTAGTagtttggagaaggacatgaaaaTTTGCTTTAAATCTTTCAGCTTGTGATACATTTGCTTCTCTTGAATTATTTTACCTTATCTGTTTAAGGTGCTTGAATCAAATGCTAAATGACTCAAGAGCATAAGCAAAAATAAATAGTGCTTTGCTGGAGTACAAAAACATCTCAGTCTGGTACATCTATAGATTTATAGGTGAATAAATGGGCGCTAAGGAGTCAAGAAGGTGAAATAGAACAGATTTTAGAGAATAAAAGCTAAACATTGCGGGTGTACTCTGGTGGGAACTTTCATTTCTCTGAAAGCAGATTGAAAAATTTGTCTCAAATTGCCTTTTTCTGTCAAAATAATCATATGCAACAGGGAAAATCATTGATTATCTTTTATAGTGACTAAAACCATCAAACGCCCTACAAATCATGACTTTCAAGTTTAGATAGCTCAGTTGAAAGGAAGAGATGCTTATTTAGAACTGAAATCTTTTTCTTACTTAAATCATAAACCAAAAACAACATAGGCCATTGTCATCAGTGAAATCCAAGTCACATTAACCCTCGATAGGGTTTTCAATATCTgtaagggagcagacagtctcaactccctcccacagagtggctcatGGGATTCAGTTTTCCACCTTGGACTTGGTTGTCCAAGACTTACAGGACAACAGCACCAGGGTACATGTGACAACAAAGGCATTTAGGTAAAGGGCAATTCTTCCTTCCCTTGTCCTTTTGAGTCTGCTGGGTCAATGGAGACCTGTCACGGTGATTCATAGATTTAGCAAATCTGTAGCGAAAGGTGAAGGTTTTACTTGTTTttggtatgtgtatatatatatatatatatacatatatatagtcatcaaggtatatatatatatacaccttgCTTGTTTCGTATTGTTTTTAAATGTGGGCAGACATTATTATGCTGACAGCATGTCTATCTGTTTCCCACCTTGGTTCCTCTTTGTTGCACATGCTCAAGAAAATCACCTTTTTTCATTGTAATTGAGGTAATTTTCCCTTACGGCAATGTCTACCTTTAAGAGGCTAGAGGAGGAAAGCACATATCAGTAAGCAATACAATCAAATTAGAAAGGAGAGATTGGCAGAGTGAAAATCAGGCAAGGTGATTGTGCTTCCCGTATGTGGAATTATTTGTGTAGATTCTCTAGTAAGTTCTGTCTAAGTAAAACTTTCATCTTGAATAGGTTTCTTTTAGACTTCgacattttggggggggggttgttgctgttgttgttgttaaccaaGTCTTCCATAAGGCAATTTATTGCTTTACCTAAGAAATCAACAGGTTTTAAAAATTACAGATTTAAATCTCAAgttttttttaagcttttaaattctttttaacATTTACAGAGGAAACTTTCCAGACATGAGGTTTGATATTTATTTCCCTCCTCCTGGTGAGTCAGAAGATTATAAAACAGGAAACTAGAGCCATCAAATTCTTAAACACAAAACGAGACACCGAAACAAGAATGGACAAGAGAGGAAGTTCCTGGCTGCAGGAGTCAACTCAAACTAGTGGAAGCCTGTTTCTCAGCGGAGAGCAGGATTGTCGGAAAGCTACCCTAAGGGGAAGAATGAACATAATGCAGCAGGACACTATCCAAAACTTTGAAAGCTGGAAGGTTATTAGTATCGACAGCAGGATTTGGGATTGTTTATTATGAATCCCATTACATTCCAGTCAaaggggttggttggttggtggtgGTGCAAACGAGTGGAAATTATGACATTTTTTCTGTATAAAAAATTCTATAAATTAGTATTTGAGATTTAATTGATATTGCATAATGTTATACAGTACAATGTGCATTTTTAAATATAGGTATGTTATATAATTTGAAATTCAAGAACTTAATCATAGGACATGACTAATTCTCAAAAAGAAAACAGGCCTCATGATCTAACTTTCTACAATTATTGATATAACAAGTGACATTTTCTATTTATTATTAGATTATATGTGTATGGGCATATTAATTACTACATTTCCTCCCATTTTATAGAAATCTTGTGAGCCACTTTTGTAGAAGTAAAAAGGTTGTTGTTGAATATTGATCAATCTGTTTCCTTGCATTTAATCattggatttttttccttttaacaaCAAGCGAAATGAAGAGTAGAATTTTCTAGTTTACTCTTTGAATATTAAAAACTCTGTTTCACAGATTCAGCCAAATTAAAAACTTAggttttatttattaaattaagataataatttttaaaataataaattaaatctTAGAGAAAatcgataaaataaaaataaaactgttttaaatatTAACATATAATAGGAGAGGGAAAGTTCAAGTGAACCCCTGATATAcaaaaatgtaatatttttacTAGGGGTAATTTTTCATgtataaataaaaccaaaatatttGTGTTTCCAATCATAATTCTATATTTATCCTATAATTCTTTTTTGCGATATGAACTTATCAAATAATTTTCTGCCCAGTCCTAGAAGCAAgctaattaaattagatgagttaAGGGAAATGAGTTTTTCTTCATGAAGCCTTTAAACAACATATTGCTCAAATATTGGATTTACTGCTGTTGAAACACTCAgcgagctggaggagacatgtggagacccctgccagtgtaaacatgcttctactgccactggattcacaagactttctacccactggcatgtgatcttcctgcactcagcatcattgcatgtgctacgtgagtctaaagaggattttatgggctagtatcagacatatgggctaatgtcagacttatggacttgatctgaactgggctggggtgttttttcagtatacaattgctcttctgTGTAAATCCTgttgttatacacatatgagtgtctctgaatttgtttctctagtctacccaaactaacacagaagGTCATGCGAGAAGAAATGAAACATGATATTGATAGACCCATGAGCTGATAATGAAGAGCAGAGAGGTTGAAGATTTATTGTTCTTATCAAGCGTCCTctagtaggttccaactcatggtgaccctgtgcaaaATAGAATGGGACACAAGGCCTGCACCATTCACACAATTATTATTGCTATGTTACAGCCATGGCACCAAGCCATCTCATTTGAGAGTGTTTCTTTGTTCTGAAGACactttactttatcaagcatgatgtctttttccagagactggtgtctcctggtAACGTGTCCAATTGTTGAAGCTGTAGGGAGTCAAGAAGACCATTTTAATAAGCATGCATTATATATAGAACATTAGTCTAATGTATCATATCATTTCCAAAGGGAGAAAGTGAAGATAAAAAGGACAGATGGAAGATAATTGCAGAAATTCATTGTAACTTGAGTAAGGTGTggcataaaaaaaaaaagggtggatATTCAGTTCCGTAACTGGCAGGGGTCTAATGACTGGATAGAAATAAGTAAGCATGAAAAAAAGTAGTCATTTTTAACaatattatatttaattttttaatttaaggtAATTTTAAGTGTACAGAAAATATACAAGTGAAATTAGTAGAGCAAGTGTTCATATGACCACATTTATTTTATTCAAGATATTTGGTTAAATTTGATTatcattttctgttttcatttatttatcaatTTTTAAGAGTGGCATAATTCACACAGTGCTGTGTGTGAATTATGACTTTCAAGTTGTTTTGCGCATAAAagtaaatgataaaaataataaaatggaaaCTTAATAATACAACAAAGTCTGTAGGTCTTATAAGAAGCTATTTCAATCGGTGAGAGTCTTAGCCCCAAAATATAGCAAATGCTTTTACTGTAAAAAAATCTTCTATGCTTTTTTCTTTCCCAATTACAATGATAACTGGATTATGTTCTTAGTACAATATGCTCATGAAGTTTGCTCAATTCAAGAGAAAGACATTTTGTCCTGTTTTGGGATCAGGAATCATCCAACGACAGCTCCGCAGTCACACCTAGACAGCTGCGAGCCGTTTTTTGCACCAGTAAACTAAGAATGGGTTCACATTTTAAACCATGTGAGACGAGAGTGAAGTACAACTCCCTACTCAGGTTACAGGCATAATGATGTTTCattgggggtgtggcctatttCATATAAAACTAGATGCTGTTGAGAACCTCTTCATATCTTGTTGTTCTGCATCCGGCAGCCGGTTCATCGACCTCCTGCCCTTTAGCTATGACCATGATATTGCCTGCTGACTCTTGGGAACTACCAGAGCGTTCCATCTCACCTGCTGATGCATCTCTGTTGGCATTCGTCAGCCAAGGTCCTCCTGGCTCATCTTGCTGCTTCCTGGCCAGGGAATTCAGGAAATGTCTTCGACTCAACATCCGACCCATAGCCTTGAACTAGACTGgatttacccacttctacaactgttttagccacttttaaaatatgaatttcttTACAGGGTACTTTATATACATGTAAGTGTCACTAGTTGACCTTCTCTAGAAAATGCAGCCTAACATAAGCCTCACAATAGAAgaattgcttgcttgcttttaagAGTCAGGCACAAAGAGTCCTCTTATGTGATTCTTCAGGAGCAGTAAGGTCTATCTTTAACTATGCCAGGGTTGACTGTGACAGTCATGCCTAAATACGAGTGTTTGTTTTAGTCTCCCACTTAAGTGAGAGTTGTTAAGAGATGAGAGATGTAACTATAAGTTTAAAACTTGGAAAGAAACTGCCCTCACCTGTGTATCGCCCCTTCCACGAGAAGAGACTGTCCTAAGCTTCTCTGTAAGGTTTTCCCCCCACTAATAATACTTTCCAAAACAATGAAAAGATATCCTCCAAGACAAAGAAAAGCTATTCGGATGAAAAGTAGCTTAAAAAGATATTAGCTGTGAGgcaagattttccaagtgtcatctagtctctaagtttttaattgattgggaaaagttgggtcAAATATTTTGTAAAGTAGTTGTCAACAGTCCTACACACATTTGTAAATGACAGGCAGCTGCGCTTCTTCATAAGGAATACCAACCACCAAGATGGGACACCATAGCATTGAAAATTCACACAAGTGGCAATGAGGACTTACCTTTACATTTTCAATAGAATATTTATTAGTGTATTTATACATTATATTATATTGCACTATATTATTACATATTACATATAATATATCATTATATTATATTATCATTGTTATTTACTATTCTAGTATaattatattattgttattttattattatattatagttattatattttattataattactATATCCTTGTTGTTTTCAAGAATCTGAAACGGCAATGACAACAACTGTTCTTGCTCATCTTTCAAGGCACAATTAAAACATTATCTGTGGCTCATTTGGCTTGGCAACAGCAGATAGCTAGTGAAATAACAAACTCAGCTAAACAATGACAAATGCCCAAGGAGCCCACGTATGGGCAAGTCACTGCTGCACCATGGAGACATGTTTTCAATTGTCTACTGTTGCTTGCTTATTGTGGTTATTCAGAGAAAAATGGATTTAGTTTCAAAATGGATGGTGGCTCTCTCATCTAACATTAAACATATTGCCAGATACATTTTCCTTTAATTAGATACTGATTAAAATTTTCTCCAAACATTATCCCAAAATGAATATTGGTGCTTCAAACATCAGTTGACTCTTATTCAAAAGTTCCTCTCCTGAGCGGAACTGATTTTCTCCAGCCAATAGGTTGGCATCTCGTGGCTTTTTAGCTTCCACACTGATATTGACAATACTGTTAAATGGGCTTACCTAAACACACACCCATTTAGATATTTGAGTAACCCAATTATTCTCTGCTCTCGGAAGAGTACACTTATGATAAGCCAGTTGACATCATAAAAGATCaatttttcaaatattaaaatgatTTCAGATTTTTGAATTAAATTTGGTAAAAACATATATTGATTAGCAGAAATTGCCGAGTTCTTGTGCTATTTTACATAATTTATTCTAATAATCCTCGTTGCTAGTCAGATTTTCCCATTTGACTATTATCATAGAACTAGAGACACAACTTAACTCTTGAATCTCCAATTAAATCAATAACTACTACTAATTTTTCTATATACACGTGTAATTTATCATGACTCAATGAACATTCATTTTGTTAAATCTATGAAATCAAGTTTCATTATCTctgtacttattttttttaatccaaaataGAACTGCAGCTTTGATTGTGGGAATGATTGACCCAGTGGAAAAGCAAATTTGATTAGCTGAACTATCTCGAGCCAGAATGGAAAGGATGTGAGTAAATTCCCAGCTCCCTAATCCATCCCTGGGGCAGAGTTGACTGTTGTCCCATAGGAATGTGTCATGTCTATGCTATCCAATCCACCTTTATTATATAGTATCATTACTATTTGGAAGTAACTGGAAGATTTGTGCCAACAATATGCAAAAGCAAAATTCAGTTGGAAGATATTCTGTTACCATAGTGACTAGGGAGTGTCCTAATGTCATCTATTAGCCATTGATAAGAAAGTTTAAAGCCTTGAGGCACAGGAGGCAAAGAGACAAACCAGTTatgtttcttttaacatataGTAATATTTACTGGTGCAATGTTCATTTCGAAGCCATTTTTCTTCACCATCACTACCTTGTTTATGCATCCATTGGCCTCATTCTTGGATTTCAACACTCTTCCTCAAGGAAACATCTACAGCAATTTTTCACTTTGAATGTTTTCCAAAAGTATGATGTGAATTTACTTGAGAGACTGGGATGCTGAATTGTCATAAAATACCACTATCCTCCTGCTCGTTTATTGTTCACCAGTGGCTTCAGTGAGGCTATGACGTCAATAGCCGCACTTCCTGTATCTCAAGTTCCAGAAGCACCACTCATGATGGATATAGTTTAGCATACGTTCATGATCAGGTAAGACTATAAAAACAAAGGACCTAAACACATGTTTCTGAAAATTGTCAATGAGTACCGATTGCTTACTACTGAACACTGGCGAAGACTTGACAAGTTTTCTGCTATTGTTCTATGTGTTTTAGTTCACAGTAGTTAACAGATATAACAAAATTTCCAGGCATTTTCAGCACATAACTCAATGCCCTATCAAGTCTAGATTTAAGGTTCCAATCTTTCAAGTACCAGTGACCAACTCGCTTGACTAAGTAGCTGAATTATCTTAATAAATAAGAGAATTTCTCTTTGTTATTCTGGATCATGCATACATGTGGAGAGTATATGCATCTAATGGTCTTTAATTTTGCTCAGTGAGATCAGATTCCTTTAATGACTTGAAATGACGTATCTGGGCCCATGTGCAGAGAAGATTCAACAAACCTTTGAAACATCAATATGAAAGTCGAGCCATTTGTAACGTAATTAAGAGTGCTAATTTTTAAGAAGTCATTTTCATGGATTTTCTTCCATTTCTACAGCTTGTGTCCCCATGTCAGGCCACATATGCTCTTTCCGGGGAAGCAAgtccttttcctttccccaggATTAATTATAATCAATTCTAAAATTAGTTACGGAAAATTTAAATTGCCTTATAATGTCTTATGTGTTCACATTTTAATGTTACTAAACTCCAGCTGCCTTCTGAATTTTCTGCATGCCAACAG contains the following coding sequences:
- the LOC142461087 gene encoding large ribosomal subunit protein eL29-like, translating into MAKSKNHTTHNQSRKWHRNGIKNPRSQRYESLKGVDSKFLRNMRFAKKHNKKGLKKMQANNAKAGAARAEAIKDLVKPTEVKAKIPMGVNRKLSRLTYIAHPKLGKQARARIAKGLRLCRPKAKAQSKADAPAKATTPAKAPKGAQAPTK